The following proteins are encoded in a genomic region of Cyclonatronum proteinivorum:
- a CDS encoding FKBP-type peptidyl-prolyl cis-trans isomerase, with protein MSEIKQGDTVKVHYTGTLQDGSVFDSSREREPLQFEIGSGSLIPGFENAVLGLSVGESTKVDIPSGEAYGEVREDMIISVERDKLPADIDPKVGMQLQVQQQNGQAMPVVISDVNETHITIDANHPLAGRDLTFEIELVEVV; from the coding sequence TTGTCAGAAATCAAACAAGGCGACACCGTTAAAGTTCATTACACCGGCACCCTTCAGGACGGATCCGTTTTTGATTCCTCCCGTGAGCGCGAACCCCTTCAGTTCGAAATCGGTTCCGGCTCACTCATTCCGGGCTTCGAAAATGCCGTTTTGGGATTAAGTGTGGGCGAAAGTACCAAAGTTGACATTCCTTCAGGTGAAGCATACGGTGAAGTTCGCGAAGATATGATCATCAGCGTAGAGCGCGACAAGCTCCCGGCTGATATCGACCCTAAAGTGGGTATGCAGCTTCAGGTACAGCAGCAAAATGGTCAGGCCATGCCCGTTGTCATTTCCGATGTAAACGAAACACACATCACCATCGATGCCAACCATCCCCTCGCGGGTCGCGATCTCACCTTCGAAATTGAGCTCGTAGAAGTGGTCTGA
- a CDS encoding GWxTD domain-containing protein yields the protein MSRALVFFLLIFLLGTSGCGSGSETVRDRGTSHVYQTGYPEVLARVTSFFDVEDNPVVVLNLELPHNNLVFRTIDGQRKAAVELSVQYRKLGVTAEGDVTGTLRENIDIIPSEGPERFRTLIERVRPVNPGTYQLEVRVRDRSSNKASQVVLQVEVPDPERPEPTLSDIRVALLGEGETRNITSYLIPASHDSLRFELFVARSDDSLPVELRMRLIEFRSDTAPARAMGHLPVSSGSIQFRGIDFSDQTELASQRRTLDTETGPILIEYSFPRPEAGNYRLEITLETTGPDGQTEETVRFRDFAMVSPGFPDVRTVREMAEPLVYLMRERDFRNMMRMSDPDSIRREIDRFWLRDMNPRQAREQIERFYTRVEEANRLFSTFKEGWKTDMGLVYILLGPPVYVESSIDAMIWHYSHNRMDPRTVIIFERARVTSNSWPFQHYILSRNRFYQSIELEAIGNWTSGRMPMLN from the coding sequence ATGTCACGCGCGCTTGTTTTTTTTCTGTTGATTTTCTTACTCGGCACATCCGGCTGTGGCTCAGGCTCGGAGACCGTCCGGGACCGGGGCACTTCCCATGTATATCAGACGGGCTACCCGGAAGTGTTGGCGCGTGTAACGAGTTTTTTTGATGTTGAGGATAATCCTGTTGTCGTGCTCAACCTTGAGCTGCCGCATAACAACCTGGTTTTCCGCACCATAGACGGACAGCGCAAGGCGGCGGTTGAGCTCAGTGTGCAGTACCGCAAGCTGGGTGTTACGGCGGAGGGAGACGTGACCGGCACCCTGCGCGAAAATATCGACATCATCCCGAGCGAGGGGCCGGAGCGTTTTCGCACCCTGATTGAGCGGGTGAGGCCCGTAAATCCGGGCACCTATCAGCTGGAGGTGCGTGTGCGCGACCGCTCGAGCAATAAAGCGAGTCAGGTGGTTTTACAGGTTGAAGTGCCCGACCCGGAGCGCCCCGAGCCGACGCTCTCTGACATCCGGGTTGCCCTGCTCGGCGAGGGGGAAACCCGCAACATCACGTCATATTTAATACCGGCGAGTCATGACAGTTTGCGGTTTGAGCTTTTTGTGGCGCGCAGCGATGACAGCCTGCCGGTTGAGCTGCGCATGCGGCTGATCGAATTCCGCTCCGATACGGCCCCTGCCCGCGCGATGGGACACCTGCCGGTGAGCTCGGGCAGCATTCAGTTTCGCGGCATTGATTTCAGCGACCAAACCGAACTTGCATCACAGCGCCGCACCCTTGATACTGAAACCGGCCCCATTCTGATTGAGTACAGCTTTCCGCGACCGGAGGCGGGAAACTACCGGCTTGAAATCACCCTGGAAACGACCGGACCCGACGGCCAAACGGAAGAAACCGTTCGGTTTCGCGATTTTGCTATGGTGAGTCCCGGATTTCCGGATGTGCGCACGGTCCGGGAGATGGCTGAGCCGCTGGTGTATCTGATGCGGGAACGGGATTTCCGCAACATGATGCGCATGAGCGACCCCGACTCCATCCGGCGGGAAATTGACCGTTTTTGGCTGCGCGATATGAATCCGCGGCAGGCCCGGGAACAAATTGAGCGGTTCTACACCCGTGTTGAGGAGGCCAACCGGCTTTTCTCGACCTTTAAGGAAGGCTGGAAAACCGATATGGGCTTGGTGTACATTCTGCTGGGTCCGCCGGTGTATGTAGAGTCGAGCATTGACGCCATGATCTGGCACTATAGCCATAACCGCATGGATCCGCGCACCGTCATCATTTTTGAGCGGGCCCGCGTGACGAGCAATTCGTGGCCGTTCCAGCACTACATCCTGTCGCGCAACCGCTTCTATCAGTCGATCGAGCTGGAAGCCATCGGGAACTGGACAAGTGGCCGGATGCCGATGCTCAACTGA
- the pyk gene encoding pyruvate kinase: MRNSNRRTKIVCTVGPSTNTQEGIEGLIQSGMNVARLNFSHGTHEDHQRVIDMIRAAARKYQYSVPILMDLQGPKIRVGKMKDGVQHVETGSYVTLTPDDGETEGTSTVIPIDYPYLAQDAREGDTILLDDGLFEFKIVKTADGNITARVINGGMLKSRKGVNLPGLKLTISSITEKDYADLEFGIKAGVDLVALSFVRKAEDVQELVSKIRSGGSNAGVIAKIEKPEALDVIDEIIEEVDGIMVARGDLGIEIPSEKVPMVQKQIIDSCRKAGKPVITATQMLDSMITNPRPTRAESSDVANAILDGTDAIMLSGETAAGKFPFEAVRVMEKICRNVEAESEELYHTLPFTRPEWKQKQVVESIAYSTTQLAQYVNAKAIAVITHSGTTAKRIAKYRPEVPVFAFTDSQLVRRQLNLVWGVHSIKLKKISNTDESVEHMEDYLRKSKLFSKGDRIIIATGMPLADRVRTNMVKISTL; the protein is encoded by the coding sequence ATGAGAAACTCGAATCGCAGAACAAAAATCGTTTGTACCGTAGGTCCCAGCACAAATACGCAGGAAGGGATTGAAGGACTCATCCAAAGCGGGATGAACGTTGCCCGGCTGAATTTCTCACATGGCACCCATGAAGATCATCAGCGTGTTATTGATATGATTCGCGCTGCGGCCCGCAAGTATCAGTATAGTGTGCCCATCCTGATGGACCTTCAGGGTCCCAAAATACGCGTCGGCAAAATGAAAGACGGCGTGCAGCATGTCGAAACCGGCAGCTATGTGACCCTCACCCCGGATGACGGCGAGACCGAAGGCACCTCAACCGTAATTCCCATTGACTACCCCTACCTCGCGCAGGACGCCCGTGAAGGCGATACCATTCTCCTTGATGACGGCCTTTTTGAATTTAAAATTGTCAAAACCGCCGATGGCAACATCACCGCACGGGTGATTAACGGCGGCATGCTCAAATCCCGTAAAGGGGTGAACCTGCCGGGGCTCAAGCTCACCATTTCCTCCATTACCGAAAAAGATTACGCCGATCTCGAGTTCGGAATCAAAGCCGGTGTTGATCTCGTCGCCCTTTCCTTTGTGCGTAAAGCAGAAGATGTGCAGGAGCTCGTTTCCAAAATTCGCTCAGGCGGGTCCAATGCAGGCGTCATCGCCAAAATTGAAAAGCCCGAAGCCCTTGATGTGATTGATGAGATTATTGAAGAAGTGGACGGAATCATGGTTGCGCGCGGAGATCTTGGTATCGAAATTCCGAGTGAAAAAGTGCCCATGGTGCAGAAGCAGATCATCGACAGCTGCCGTAAGGCCGGAAAGCCGGTTATTACCGCTACCCAAATGCTCGACTCCATGATCACCAACCCGCGCCCGACACGCGCGGAAAGCTCCGATGTTGCCAACGCCATCCTTGACGGCACCGACGCCATCATGCTTTCCGGTGAAACGGCTGCCGGAAAATTCCCTTTCGAAGCTGTGCGCGTGATGGAGAAAATCTGCCGCAACGTGGAAGCTGAATCCGAAGAACTGTATCACACCCTGCCGTTTACACGTCCCGAGTGGAAGCAGAAGCAGGTCGTGGAATCCATCGCCTACTCCACAACACAGCTTGCGCAATATGTAAATGCCAAGGCCATCGCTGTGATTACGCACTCCGGCACAACCGCAAAACGGATTGCCAAGTACCGGCCTGAAGTGCCAGTGTTTGCCTTCACGGACAGTCAGCTTGTCCGGCGGCAGCTCAACCTCGTTTGGGGTGTACACAGCATAAAGCTGAAGAAAATTTCAAACACCGACGAAAGCGTAGAGCACATGGAAGACTACCTGCGCAAATCCAAGCTGTTCAGCAAAGGCGACCGGATTATCATCGCGACAGGTATGCCGCTTGCTGATCGGGTACGCACCAACATGGTCAAAATCAGCACCCTCTGA
- the porW gene encoding type IX secretion system periplasmic lipoprotein PorW/SprE encodes MNHISTKPAAFILLIFASALMLAGCSGSLGSAWTNFNSYFNTFYNTKQSFERGYRQFENQVERINPERPIAIHRAPVRAGVSEFEDTIQRGSDLLLRFPGSRYVDDTVFLIGKSFFFLQNYFNAEQKFTELYSVTSSSELRQQSVIWRARAMLEMERYNDGINFLVAMYDNPEIDWDRRNLAEADLLMAQFLVQTNQWEESGRLLFEALPDVRDNELRARGFFLNGQILEHLGEYQAAYDAFDRVRRSNPYYQMIYYAELKKGVMLRNMGRYDESRRHFASMARDNNNFEFLAEINFQQAKTLHSMGRAYEAREMYREVLYFSFRAPAREVLARTHYGLAELYRFDFRDYQRAAAHYDTAARNTSDLELLPRGFDARTVSRDFSNFARLSTERAKMDSLLWLGNLPPARFDSVITVIQEDYRRQMRAAERERRRESTRIVNVEPSDLEDATESGENGFLFHLNRQLMSQASMQFQALWDGRPLVDNWRRMDAVRRTIIEAEEDEALAEEIFFVEEMVFDEYELDLSEIPRTRAARDEMRVRLANTKYEIGNLFFFSFNQPDSARSYFSRIVADFPTAEVVPQAMFSISEILYQSGDPEEAREWALKIADRHPDTPYARRLSSRFDLALDSEQVPQTDEERVGFAYRQLLGEIEDLPPLEAGQQLMAFGMADTLTSHAPEALFNAVRLFASHENSNDDFLERRRTYEQTRRTFEIEQAELSTLQDSARVMLADTSHVFEEEGLREFWESIADSTLAEPDFYELFPYRGEVWDDARASLERISEAHSNFRLINRVRSLHDAIRLPDKPEPEPDPDAEPETDEMPDTETEAGDADGALAEELPTEFQIPGMAPSGRNQDFPDRSAGEGQGETLRPDQLPVNATTVYDAEELGLTPDFGITLEHAIEQSGVRHMMASMNIVEATFSFRIHITGEGFTERVTPLGDNDEFGFSQMLQNQLQEVLAAEPAVLDGERVPVIYIVDIPVTAAETDD; translated from the coding sequence ATGAATCACATCTCAACAAAACCCGCTGCATTTATCCTCCTCATTTTTGCAAGTGCGCTTATGCTTGCAGGATGTTCCGGATCACTTGGCAGCGCATGGACCAATTTTAATTCATACTTCAATACCTTCTACAACACCAAGCAGAGCTTCGAGCGGGGCTACCGGCAGTTTGAAAATCAGGTCGAACGCATTAATCCGGAGCGCCCGATTGCCATTCACCGCGCACCCGTTCGCGCCGGCGTCTCCGAATTCGAAGACACCATTCAGCGGGGCTCCGACCTCTTGCTGCGCTTCCCCGGCTCCCGCTATGTGGATGACACCGTTTTTCTGATCGGTAAGTCTTTCTTCTTCCTGCAGAATTATTTCAATGCCGAGCAGAAGTTTACGGAGCTGTACTCGGTAACTTCATCTTCCGAGCTGCGGCAACAGTCCGTGATCTGGCGGGCGCGGGCCATGCTGGAAATGGAGCGCTACAACGACGGGATCAATTTCCTGGTAGCCATGTACGACAATCCCGAAATCGACTGGGACCGCCGCAATCTTGCCGAAGCCGATTTGCTGATGGCGCAGTTTCTGGTGCAGACCAATCAGTGGGAAGAGTCAGGCCGCTTGCTGTTCGAAGCCCTGCCGGATGTGCGCGACAATGAGCTGCGTGCCCGCGGTTTTTTTCTGAACGGGCAAATCCTCGAGCACCTGGGCGAGTATCAGGCAGCCTACGATGCCTTTGACCGGGTTCGGCGTTCAAACCCGTACTATCAGATGATCTATTATGCGGAGCTCAAAAAAGGCGTCATGCTCCGCAATATGGGGCGCTATGATGAGTCGCGCAGACACTTTGCCTCCATGGCCCGCGACAACAACAATTTTGAGTTTCTGGCTGAAATCAATTTTCAGCAGGCGAAAACCCTGCACAGCATGGGGCGCGCCTACGAAGCCCGCGAAATGTACCGGGAAGTGCTCTACTTCAGCTTCCGCGCACCCGCCCGGGAAGTGCTTGCCCGTACACACTACGGCCTCGCAGAACTTTACCGCTTCGATTTTCGCGATTATCAGCGGGCTGCCGCACACTATGATACGGCTGCGCGCAACACTTCCGACCTGGAACTTCTGCCGCGGGGCTTCGACGCCCGTACGGTTTCGCGGGATTTCAGCAACTTCGCGCGCCTGAGCACTGAGCGGGCAAAAATGGACAGCTTGCTGTGGCTGGGTAACCTGCCTCCCGCGCGCTTCGATTCGGTCATCACGGTTATTCAGGAAGACTATCGTCGTCAGATGAGAGCCGCTGAACGAGAGCGCCGGCGCGAATCAACCCGGATCGTGAACGTGGAACCTTCCGACCTTGAAGACGCCACTGAGTCGGGCGAAAACGGCTTTCTGTTTCACCTGAACCGGCAGCTTATGAGTCAGGCAAGCATGCAGTTTCAGGCCCTATGGGATGGCCGGCCGTTGGTGGACAACTGGCGCCGCATGGACGCCGTCCGGCGCACTATTATCGAAGCGGAAGAAGATGAAGCGCTCGCCGAAGAGATTTTTTTCGTGGAAGAAATGGTGTTTGATGAATATGAGCTCGATCTCAGCGAAATTCCCCGCACCCGCGCCGCCCGGGATGAAATGCGCGTGCGGCTGGCCAACACCAAATACGAAATCGGCAACCTGTTTTTCTTTTCCTTCAATCAGCCCGACAGTGCACGATCGTACTTCAGCCGGATCGTAGCGGATTTCCCGACTGCGGAAGTCGTGCCGCAGGCGATGTTTTCCATCTCAGAAATCCTCTATCAGAGTGGGGATCCGGAAGAAGCAAGGGAATGGGCGCTCAAGATTGCCGACCGTCATCCCGATACGCCCTACGCGCGCAGGCTTTCAAGCCGCTTTGACCTGGCGCTCGATTCAGAGCAGGTGCCGCAAACCGATGAAGAGCGCGTGGGCTTTGCCTACCGGCAGCTACTCGGGGAAATTGAAGACCTGCCCCCCCTTGAAGCGGGTCAGCAGCTCATGGCTTTCGGAATGGCAGATACGCTGACGTCTCACGCCCCTGAAGCCCTTTTCAACGCCGTCCGACTTTTTGCTTCACACGAAAACAGCAACGACGACTTTCTCGAACGCCGCCGGACCTATGAGCAGACCCGCAGAACCTTTGAAATTGAACAGGCAGAACTCAGCACCCTGCAAGACTCCGCGCGCGTAATGCTGGCCGATACGAGTCATGTGTTTGAAGAAGAAGGCCTGCGCGAATTCTGGGAAAGTATTGCAGATTCCACGCTTGCTGAGCCCGATTTTTACGAACTCTTTCCCTATCGCGGGGAAGTGTGGGATGACGCCCGCGCGTCGCTCGAACGGATTTCGGAAGCGCATAGTAATTTCAGGCTGATCAACCGGGTAAGGAGCCTGCACGACGCCATCCGGCTGCCCGACAAACCCGAGCCCGAACCTGATCCAGACGCGGAGCCCGAAACAGATGAAATGCCGGACACTGAAACAGAAGCCGGAGACGCAGACGGGGCCCTTGCGGAAGAGCTGCCCACGGAGTTTCAGATACCGGGCATGGCGCCGAGTGGCAGGAATCAGGATTTCCCTGACCGTAGTGCAGGTGAAGGCCAAGGCGAAACCCTGCGACCGGATCAGCTGCCGGTCAATGCCACTACCGTATATGACGCAGAAGAACTCGGCCTGACGCCCGATTTTGGCATTACGCTCGAACACGCCATCGAACAATCCGGCGTGCGGCACATGATGGCTTCCATGAATATTGTGGAAGCAACTTTCAGCTTCCGCATACACATCACCGGAGAAGGTTTCACAGAGCGGGTCACACCGCTTGGCGACAATGATGAGTTCGGCTTCTCACAAATGCTGCAAAATCAGCTGCAGGAAGTGCTTGCTGCCGAACCGGCTGTGCTTGACGGGGAGCGGGTCCCGGTCATCTACATCGTCGATATCCCCGTCACAGCCGCTGAAACCGACGACTGA
- a CDS encoding quinone-dependent dihydroorotate dehydrogenase produces MIYRRLIRPLLFQMEAEEAHNFVFSRLKRWQHSEAFLEFLKGQLCVTDSKLEVQTAGLRFPNPVGLAAGFDKNGALIPALSATGFGFLEIGSVTAEPSAGNRKPRMFRLPSDRALINRMGLNNDGARAVAQGLPAKAARKVPLGINIAKTPNLHRSTEGGIYDYVRSYKLLAPHADYTTINISCPNTGDGKSFESPELFLRLMQALAEVRLRDVPFFIKFSADTSDSVLRELLMIAEEAQADGYVAVNTSVSRDGLATPNGELEAIGNGGLSGTPLAKTAADRIAYIRERTAPGKTLISVGGIDSPKEARKRLQAGADLIQIYTGLVYEGPQLPGTICRELLRSW; encoded by the coding sequence ATGATCTACCGCAGGCTGATCCGCCCGCTTCTTTTTCAGATGGAAGCGGAAGAAGCTCATAATTTTGTTTTCTCACGCCTGAAGCGCTGGCAGCACTCAGAAGCGTTCCTTGAATTCCTGAAGGGGCAGCTTTGCGTTACCGATTCAAAACTCGAAGTTCAAACCGCCGGCCTTCGCTTCCCCAATCCGGTCGGGCTTGCAGCCGGTTTTGACAAAAATGGCGCGCTGATTCCGGCGCTTTCAGCTACGGGCTTCGGTTTTCTGGAAATCGGCAGCGTTACCGCGGAGCCCAGTGCCGGAAACCGCAAGCCGCGCATGTTCCGGCTACCGTCAGACCGCGCGCTGATTAACCGCATGGGGCTCAACAACGACGGTGCACGGGCCGTTGCGCAGGGCCTTCCTGCAAAAGCCGCGCGAAAGGTACCGCTGGGAATCAACATTGCCAAAACGCCAAACCTGCACCGCTCAACAGAAGGCGGCATTTACGACTATGTGCGCTCCTACAAACTGCTCGCACCGCACGCGGATTATACGACCATCAATATTTCATGTCCAAATACCGGCGACGGAAAATCTTTTGAGTCGCCCGAGCTTTTTCTGCGGCTCATGCAGGCGCTCGCGGAAGTTCGGCTGCGCGACGTGCCGTTCTTCATCAAGTTTTCTGCAGATACCAGCGACAGCGTACTGCGGGAGCTGCTTATGATTGCAGAAGAAGCGCAGGCAGACGGCTATGTCGCCGTCAACACTTCGGTAAGCCGTGACGGGCTTGCCACGCCGAATGGAGAATTAGAAGCCATCGGCAACGGCGGTCTCAGCGGAACGCCGCTTGCCAAAACTGCGGCAGATCGCATAGCCTACATCCGGGAGCGGACGGCGCCGGGTAAAACCCTGATCAGCGTTGGCGGGATTGACTCCCCGAAAGAAGCCCGCAAACGGCTGCAGGCTGGGGCTGATCTCATTCAGATTTATACCGGACTTGTGTACGAAGGTCCGCAGCTGCCCGGTACCATTTGCCGGGAATTGCTGCGCAGCTGGTGA
- a CDS encoding bifunctional folylpolyglutamate synthase/dihydrofolate synthase yields the protein MNFSTAAQVHAYINTMPMFASSGRQAARFGLEGITALCEAIGNPQRDLRCIHVAGTNGKGSVCQLLHGVLSHAGYRTGLYTSPHLERVTQRFVVNGTEMSDTELLEFFREHGQAVLECAPTFFELTTAIAFWHFSRQRTDICVIETGLGGRLDATNVITPLVSVITSIGLDHTEILGETLAKIAAEKAGIIKEGVPVVTGKLPPEAFGVIRATARSKGVALHNAADPEPEWENGNVTLRSGIENHNGMLTLYTGFRQPVQRYNIATAVQVLSLLHAAYPVRPELLTKAMAQISASGAFAGRFEQMLPGADVYYDGAHNTEAFSQALQLSRKIAGERKMVLVFSLMRDKLTPELCRLISEFDELFYFEGNYGRTASLSEIQQYLPDTKSFQSVVWSDLKDEALAGNIMLLFSGSLYFYGLAKKMVDSGERAQDV from the coding sequence ATGAATTTCAGCACAGCAGCGCAGGTACATGCGTACATCAACACCATGCCGATGTTCGCAAGCAGCGGCAGGCAGGCGGCGCGCTTCGGCCTTGAAGGGATCACCGCCCTTTGTGAAGCAATCGGGAACCCGCAGCGTGATCTTCGCTGCATTCACGTAGCCGGAACCAATGGGAAGGGCTCGGTCTGTCAGTTGCTGCACGGCGTTTTATCCCATGCAGGCTACCGCACCGGGCTGTACACATCCCCGCATTTGGAGCGCGTCACCCAGCGTTTTGTGGTAAACGGCACGGAAATGTCAGATACCGAGCTGTTAGAGTTTTTCCGGGAGCACGGGCAGGCCGTGCTTGAATGCGCCCCTACATTTTTTGAGCTTACGACCGCCATCGCCTTCTGGCATTTCAGCAGGCAGCGCACGGATATCTGCGTGATTGAAACCGGCCTGGGCGGCCGGCTCGACGCAACCAACGTGATTACCCCGCTGGTCTCCGTCATTACAAGTATCGGACTTGATCACACCGAAATACTGGGTGAAACGCTGGCGAAAATCGCTGCGGAAAAGGCCGGAATCATCAAAGAAGGTGTGCCGGTTGTTACCGGGAAACTCCCGCCGGAAGCCTTCGGGGTAATTCGTGCCACAGCCCGCAGCAAGGGTGTCGCACTGCATAACGCGGCAGATCCGGAGCCTGAGTGGGAGAATGGCAACGTGACCCTTCGCAGCGGCATAGAAAACCATAACGGCATGCTGACCCTTTATACAGGCTTCAGGCAGCCTGTGCAGCGCTACAACATCGCTACCGCGGTTCAGGTGCTGAGTCTCCTGCACGCGGCCTATCCTGTACGTCCGGAGCTGTTAACGAAGGCCATGGCACAAATTTCCGCTTCAGGTGCCTTTGCCGGGCGTTTTGAGCAAATGCTGCCCGGCGCGGATGTCTATTACGATGGTGCACACAATACCGAAGCTTTTTCACAGGCGCTGCAGCTATCCCGGAAGATTGCAGGGGAGAGAAAAATGGTGTTGGTGTTTAGCCTTATGCGTGATAAATTAACCCCTGAATTGTGCAGGCTTATTTCAGAATTCGACGAATTGTTCTATTTTGAGGGAAATTATGGCAGAACAGCTTCTCTTTCTGAGATTCAGCAGTATCTTCCCGATACAAAAAGCTTTCAATCTGTAGTATGGTCCGATCTGAAAGATGAGGCTTTAGCCGGAAATATCATGTTGTTGTTCTCCGGTTCGCTTTATTTTTACGGGCTTGCCAAAAAAATGGTTGATTCAGGCGAGCGCGCACAAGATGTCTGA
- the rho gene encoding transcription termination factor Rho, translating into MVENQDLSQENLEKRTVKELQELAKSMGLKSVTGITKQKLVSKIQRHISSGEAEAARGPGKYWLSAKDVFKDAPKPPAKKRRGTAKEAADPDLFSEASDEKKQSTSGTPSGPKSRSKSGSGTGKKAEDQEAKVQTSRLSGDFLQRKIQDDKDSISEKTLLHSRKQSASQAEPATEGKPLPKELRTMSREEELKLEREILEAKARKQSGGKGSETDGSTDSKGGNNRQQNKSYEAGQKQPQDSRSNARGQRPSQNKQQQNKEADSSRSQADRNQNKNQNQGQGQSQSQNKDQQRQGASGSGGKGQQSQAAGSKSGGGRQQQSGEAAQKKEASGNKPSPKQQQNQQQSQQQSGKADQGKQRGNSEDDYSDLPESDAATLAEHIEIITPQLGGYLVNEGTLEILPEGYGFLRSPNYNYLASPDDIYVSPSQIKRFALRQGDTVVGIIRPPKVGERYFALLRVDGINGKIPRNMDERPDFDELLPVYPNQRLKLETSPFQYTTRMMDLFCPLGKGQRGLIVAQPKTGKTSILRMAANAIAQNNPEAQIIILLIDERPEEVTEMDRNVASAEVVASTFDMKPENHIALAELVFEKAKRLVESGNDVVILMDSLTRLARAYNIATNSGRTMSGGVDSEALKKPRKLFSLARNIENGGSLTILATALVNTGSRMDDVIFEEFKGTGNMEMVLERRISEQRVYPAIDVFKSGTRKEELFVRDDERQKVVLLRRFLSNMSPLESVEFMLDKIRGTRNNQEFLISMNQ; encoded by the coding sequence ATGGTTGAGAATCAAGACCTGAGTCAGGAAAATCTCGAAAAACGTACGGTAAAGGAACTTCAGGAATTAGCGAAGTCCATGGGTTTGAAATCCGTAACGGGAATTACGAAACAGAAACTGGTGTCGAAAATACAGCGGCATATCAGCAGCGGGGAAGCAGAAGCAGCGCGGGGACCCGGCAAGTACTGGCTGTCTGCAAAGGATGTCTTCAAAGACGCGCCCAAGCCGCCAGCTAAAAAGAGGCGGGGAACTGCTAAAGAGGCAGCCGATCCGGATTTGTTTTCGGAGGCTTCTGATGAAAAAAAACAGAGCACATCCGGCACCCCATCGGGACCCAAAAGCAGGTCAAAGTCTGGTTCCGGTACCGGTAAGAAAGCCGAAGATCAGGAAGCAAAGGTGCAGACAAGCCGGTTGAGTGGTGATTTTCTGCAGCGAAAAATTCAGGACGATAAGGATTCCATTTCAGAAAAAACCTTGCTGCACAGCCGGAAGCAGTCGGCGTCTCAGGCTGAGCCTGCGACAGAAGGGAAGCCGCTCCCGAAGGAGCTGCGTACCATGAGCCGGGAGGAAGAGCTCAAGCTTGAGCGCGAGATTCTCGAAGCCAAAGCCCGCAAGCAAAGCGGGGGCAAAGGCAGCGAAACCGACGGAAGCACTGACAGCAAGGGCGGGAACAACCGTCAGCAAAATAAAAGCTACGAGGCGGGGCAAAAGCAGCCACAGGATTCGCGCAGCAATGCGCGCGGTCAGCGGCCGTCCCAAAATAAACAGCAGCAAAACAAGGAGGCCGACTCATCCCGGTCACAAGCTGACAGGAACCAAAACAAGAATCAGAATCAGGGACAAGGCCAGAGCCAGAGCCAGAATAAGGATCAGCAGCGTCAGGGGGCGTCCGGTTCAGGCGGGAAGGGGCAGCAGTCACAGGCCGCGGGTTCAAAATCCGGTGGCGGCAGGCAGCAGCAGTCGGGTGAGGCCGCGCAGAAAAAGGAAGCTTCGGGCAATAAGCCTTCACCGAAGCAGCAGCAAAACCAGCAGCAGTCGCAGCAACAGTCGGGTAAGGCAGATCAGGGGAAACAGCGCGGTAACAGTGAGGACGATTATTCGGATTTGCCCGAATCGGACGCTGCAACCCTTGCCGAACATATCGAAATTATAACGCCACAGCTTGGCGGGTACTTGGTCAATGAAGGCACGCTTGAGATTCTGCCCGAGGGCTATGGTTTCCTGCGTTCGCCCAATTACAATTACCTGGCGAGTCCCGATGATATTTACGTATCCCCATCGCAAATTAAGCGGTTTGCGCTGCGTCAGGGCGATACGGTTGTTGGCATTATCCGCCCGCCTAAGGTTGGGGAGCGGTATTTCGCGCTTCTGCGGGTTGACGGAATCAACGGCAAAATTCCGCGCAATATGGACGAGCGCCCTGATTTTGACGAGCTTCTGCCGGTGTATCCGAATCAGCGGCTTAAGCTGGAAACATCTCCGTTTCAGTACACGACCCGGATGATGGATCTGTTTTGCCCGCTGGGTAAGGGGCAGCGCGGACTCATCGTGGCGCAGCCCAAAACCGGGAAGACGTCGATTTTGCGCATGGCCGCCAACGCGATTGCGCAGAACAACCCGGAGGCACAGATCATTATTTTGCTGATTGATGAGCGTCCGGAAGAAGTGACGGAAATGGACCGCAATGTTGCAAGTGCGGAGGTTGTCGCGTCCACTTTTGATATGAAGCCCGAGAATCACATCGCGCTTGCAGAGCTTGTGTTTGAAAAAGCCAAGCGCCTTGTGGAAAGCGGAAATGACGTGGTTATTCTGATGGATTCGCTCACCCGCCTTGCCCGTGCCTACAATATTGCGACCAATTCGGGCCGCACCATGAGCGGCGGCGTGGACTCCGAGGCCCTTAAAAAGCCACGGAAACTCTTCAGTCTTGCCCGAAACATCGAAAACGGCGGCAGTCTGACCATTCTGGCAACCGCCCTTGTAAACACCGGTTCCCGTATGGACGACGTGATTTTCGAGGAGTTCAAAGGCACCGGTAACATGGAAATGGTGCTGGAACGCCGGATTTCGGAACAGCGGGTGTACCCTGCCATTGATGTGTTCAAAAGCGGTACCCGGAAGGAAGAGCTTTTTGTTCGTGATGATGAGCGGCAGAAGGTCGTATTGCTGCGCCGTTTCCTGTCCAACATGTCGCCGCTTGAATCGGTGGAGTTTATGCTGGATAAAATCAGGGGCACGCGCAACAATCAGGAGTTTCTGATTTCGATGAATCAGTAG